Proteins encoded by one window of Cellvibrio sp. KY-GH-1:
- a CDS encoding DUF3313 family protein: MKAILKHTALRLSLIALASVLVAGCSVTKKHEKDAQVKADKEGLSVVKDSKFDGTFVAPNAQFAQYKKLFVEQLDMTDVKIRKLSNTNFSNDTPWELNDNDRRYYQERYTEALMNNLIVDGRYSTAMQAGADVMTVRAKVLEIAPLGSKDDFKGRPNNVKVYSEGMGTMTLEISLYDSASGKVLGIITDQRDLGRIWEENNRVTNNVQVRVAFDAWLKKLRNELDRLSK; encoded by the coding sequence ATGAAAGCGATATTGAAACATACAGCACTTCGTTTAAGTTTGATTGCGTTGGCCAGCGTTTTGGTTGCTGGCTGCTCAGTCACTAAAAAACATGAAAAGGATGCGCAAGTTAAAGCGGATAAGGAGGGGCTTTCGGTAGTCAAGGATTCCAAATTTGATGGCACTTTTGTTGCGCCCAATGCCCAATTTGCACAGTACAAAAAGTTATTTGTTGAACAGCTTGATATGACGGATGTGAAAATCCGTAAACTGTCGAATACTAATTTTAGTAATGATACCCCCTGGGAGCTGAACGATAATGATCGTCGCTATTATCAGGAACGTTATACCGAAGCGTTGATGAATAACCTGATTGTCGATGGGCGTTATTCCACAGCAATGCAAGCCGGCGCTGATGTCATGACTGTTAGGGCTAAGGTATTGGAAATTGCACCGCTCGGCAGTAAGGATGACTTTAAAGGTCGCCCTAACAATGTGAAAGTATACAGCGAGGGAATGGGGACTATGACTCTGGAGATTTCCCTGTATGACTCTGCCTCTGGAAAAGTGCTGGGAATAATTACAGATCAGCGTGATTTGGGAAGAATATGGGAAGAAAATAATCGCGTTACTAATAATGTTCAGGTGCGCGTGGCATTCGATGCCTGGTTAAAAAAGCTGCGCAATGAGCTGGATCGTCTTTCCAAATAA